A single window of Streptomyces xanthii DNA harbors:
- the ectA gene encoding diaminobutyrate acetyltransferase, with product MTAAQAQFQLDHPGVADGAAIWRIARDSKVLDLNSSYSYLLWCRDFAGTSVVARDETGEVAGFVTGYFRPERPRTLVVWQVAVDHGHRGHGLAGALLDGLTAKVRDSGRQVTTVETTITPDNTASQALFLSYARRHGAGVERQVLFDAGLFPDDGHLPEELYRIGPLA from the coding sequence ATGACCGCCGCACAAGCGCAATTCCAGCTCGACCATCCCGGAGTGGCCGACGGCGCCGCGATCTGGCGTATCGCTCGTGACTCCAAGGTGCTCGACCTCAACTCCTCGTACAGCTATCTGCTGTGGTGCCGGGACTTCGCCGGCACCTCCGTGGTGGCGCGCGACGAGACCGGTGAGGTCGCCGGGTTCGTGACCGGTTACTTCCGTCCCGAGCGCCCGCGGACCCTCGTGGTCTGGCAGGTCGCCGTGGACCACGGCCACCGCGGGCACGGTCTGGCCGGGGCGCTGCTCGACGGCCTGACCGCGAAGGTCAGGGACTCGGGACGGCAGGTCACGACCGTCGAGACCACCATCACCCCGGACAACACGGCGTCCCAGGCACTGTTCCTGTCCTACGCGCGCCGGCACGGCGCCGGAGTGGAGCGCCAGGTCCTGTTCGACGCGGGCCTGTTCCCCGACGACGGGCACCTGCCCGAGGAGCTGTACCGCATCGGGCCGCTGGCCTGA
- a CDS encoding pyridoxal-phosphate-dependent aminotransferase family protein, translating into MTHPFLDLAPLSAAHFASVEDRVARLMDTEQDVVIMQGEALLPLEGAIRATAGPGTVALNVITGPYGQTFGDWLRDCGATVHDLAVPFHTAVTAEQVRQAFAEHPDIDFVSLVHAEAATGNTNPVAEIGEVVREHGALFYLDAVASIAAEPVLPDAWGVDLCVIGAQKAMGGPAGVSAVSVSARAWERMAANPHAPRHSYLSLLDWKQRWIDGGRKALLHAPAQLEMLALEACVERIESEGLDALMARHASAAAATRAGTLALGGGLQPYVHEARDAAPVATTLRAPAGTDARDLVAKALAADPVLPLVAGGGALAAEMIRVNHYGPQATRGVVQSSLAALGGALAEAGIEVDLEAARKAVAAAWE; encoded by the coding sequence GTGACGCACCCGTTTCTCGATCTGGCCCCGCTGAGCGCCGCGCACTTCGCCTCCGTCGAGGACCGCGTGGCCCGGCTCATGGACACCGAGCAGGACGTCGTGATCATGCAGGGCGAGGCGCTGCTCCCGCTGGAGGGCGCGATCCGTGCCACCGCGGGCCCGGGCACCGTCGCCCTGAACGTGATCACCGGCCCGTACGGGCAGACCTTCGGCGACTGGCTGCGCGACTGCGGCGCGACCGTGCACGACCTGGCGGTGCCGTTCCACACGGCCGTCACCGCGGAGCAGGTCCGGCAGGCCTTCGCCGAGCACCCCGACATCGACTTCGTGTCGCTCGTGCACGCGGAGGCGGCGACCGGCAACACGAACCCCGTCGCGGAGATCGGCGAGGTCGTGCGGGAGCACGGCGCGCTGTTCTACCTGGACGCGGTCGCCTCGATCGCCGCGGAGCCGGTGCTGCCGGACGCCTGGGGCGTGGACCTGTGCGTGATCGGCGCGCAGAAGGCGATGGGCGGCCCGGCGGGTGTCTCGGCCGTGTCGGTGAGCGCCCGCGCCTGGGAGCGGATGGCCGCCAACCCGCACGCGCCGCGCCACTCGTACCTGTCGCTGCTCGACTGGAAGCAGCGCTGGATCGACGGCGGCCGCAAGGCGCTGCTGCACGCTCCGGCGCAGCTGGAGATGCTGGCCCTGGAGGCCTGTGTGGAGCGCATCGAGAGCGAGGGCCTGGACGCGCTGATGGCCCGTCACGCGAGCGCGGCGGCGGCGACCCGCGCCGGGACGCTGGCGCTGGGCGGCGGCCTGCAGCCGTACGTGCACGAGGCGCGGGACGCGGCGCCGGTGGCCACGACGCTGCGTGCGCCGGCCGGTACGGACGCCCGGGACCTGGTGGCGAAGGCGCTGGCGGCGGACCCGGTGCTGCCGCTGGTCGCGGGCGGTGGCGCGCTGGCCGCGGAGATGATCCGGGTCAACCACTACGGGCCGCAGGCCACGCGCGGTGTCGTGCAGTCCTCGCTGGCCGCGCTGGGCGGCGCCCTCGCGGAGGCCGGGATCGAGGTCGACCTGGAGGCGGCCCGCAAGGCCGTCGCGGCGGCCTGGGAGTAA